CTGCCCTGGATTGCCTTATGAACGTTGCAAAGGACCCTGCCACGCTTGCCCCGGTGAGCAGCCCGCCCAGCACCCTGGACCTGCGCCCGCTGATGCTGGCCAACATGGCTTGCACCATGTCGATGATGGCCTTCGTCGCCCTGATCGGCCCGATCGCCCGCTTGCTGGGCATGGCCACCTGGCAGGCCGGCGCGGCGGTGACCGTGGCCGGCGTGGTCTGGGTGCTGCTGGCCCGGCCCTGGGGGCGCCTGGCCGATCGGCTTGGCCGGCGCCGGGTGCTGCTGCTGGGCAGCGGCGGCTTCACCCTGGCCTATTGGGTGCTGTGCCTGTTCATCGACGGCGCGTTGCGCTGGCTGCCGGGCGCGACCCTGGCCTTCTTCGGCCTGATGCTGGCGCGGGGCATGATCGGCGCCTTCTATGCCGCGCTGCCGGTGGGCGGCAACGCGCTGATCGCCGATCACGTCGAGCCGCAACGCCGGGCGCGGGCCATGGCCTCGCTGGGTGCGGCCAACGCGGTCGGCCTGGTGCTGGGCCCGGCCCTGGCCGCGCTGCTGTCGCGCTACAGCCTGAGCATGCCGTTCTATGTGCTGTCGCTGCTGCCGGCCACGGCGTTCGTCGTGCTGCTGTTCAAGCTCAAGCCACAGCCGTTGGCCCAGACCCATGCACCCAACCCGGTGCGACTGTCCGACCCGCGCCTGCGCAGGCCTTTGCTGGTGGCCTTCAGCGCCATGCTGAGCATCACCGTGTCGCAGATCGCCGTCGGCTTCTTCGCCCTCGACCGCCTGCAGCTCGAGGCCGGCGCCGCGGCCCAGGCCGCGGGCATCGCCTTGACCAGCGTGGGCGTGGCGCTGATGCTGGCCCAGGTGTTCCTGCGCCAGTTGGAATGGCCACCTCTGAAGATGATCAAGGTCGGCGCCTGCGTATCCGGGCTTGGTTTCGCCGCCGCGGCCCTGGCCACCAGCGCGCCGTGGCTGTGGGGCGCATTCTTCGTCGCCGCGTTCGGCATGGGCTTCGTGTTCCCGGCCTTCTCGGCCCTGGCGGCCAATGCCATGCACGCCAGCGAACAGGGTGCGACGGCCGGCTCGATCGGCGCCGCCCAAGGCATGGGCGCGGTAATCGGACCGCTGGCCGGCGCCCTGGTCTATGCCCTCGATCCGCGCCTGCCGTTCCTGGCCGTGGGCGCCCTGCTGCTGCTGGTCGGGCTGTGGCCGGCAGCGTCTGACCAGCGCCACTGATGCGCACAGCGCGCAAGCGTGCAGAGTGTGTTTTAATGCCTCGCCCATTATTTTTGACACCTCTGCAAACAAGGCGGCTATGGACACGGGGACACGACTCAAACTGGTGCGTGAACGCAACAACCTCTCCCAACGGGAGCTGGCCCGCCGCAGCGGCCTGACCAACTCGACCATCTCGCAGATCGAGCAGAACCGGGTCAGCCCTTCGGTCAGCTCCCTGAAGAAACTGCTCGAAGGGATCCCCATGTCCCTGGCCGAGTTCTTCAGTTTCGATGAGCCGGTGCGCGAGGAGCGCTATGTGTTCCGTGGCGGCGAACAGCCCGACCTGGGCCGCAACGGCCTGCGCATGCTGCTGGTCGGCGCCAGCGTCGAAGGTCGGCAGATGCGCATGCTGCGTGAGCTGTACGCACCGGGCGCCGACTCCGGCGAGCCGATCGTACATGCCGAAGGCGAGGAATGCGGCCTGGTCACCCGTGGCACCCTGGAACTGTGGGTCGATGGCCAGGTGAGCATTCTCAATGCCGGCGACGGCTACTACATCCCCACCACCCTGCCCCACAGCTTCAAGAACATCGGCCCCGACGAGGCCGAAATCATCAGCGCCAACACCCCGGCGAACTTCTGATTCGCCAAAAGGGTTTCAGCGCCTGTGAGATCGAGCGCCGCCCGCGCGGCGCATCGCTGGCAAGCCAGCTCCCACATCTGTTTCGGGCCAATCTGTCCTGTGAAGTCGTCGCTGTCCGCCTTGGTGCAGGTCTTGAGACTGGTAGAGCGGCAGTCATGCCCACGCTGAAACCGCGTCGTACCGACAAGGCGTACAGCCGCGGCGGCGCAGACATAACTGGCCCGAAATAAATGTGGGAGCTGGCTTGCCAGCGATGCGCCGCGCGGGCGGCGCTCGATCTCACAAGCGCTACAAGCCTGACGACATACACCTGACAGCCATCAGTCAATAGCACCCAAGGCCTTTAAAAGCGCTGCCTGCAAGAACGTGGTTGTACTTCATGCCTGCCTGACCAAGGCCTGCTCGACGAAATCCAGGCGGTCCTGACCGAAGAACATCTGCCCGTCGACAAAGAAGGTCGGCGCCCCGAACACGCCGCGCTCGACCGCCTCCTCGGTGGCTTTGCGCAAGGCGTCCTTGACCTCGGGCCGGGCGGCCAGTTCATGGAACATCTCGGCCTCGAAGCCGCCGGCGGCCAGGGTTTCGCCCAGTACCGCGGGATCTGCCAGATTGCGCCCGTGCACGAACAGCCCTTCGAACAACACCTTCAACAGCGCCTCGAAACGTTCTTCGGCAAACAACTGGACGCCAATCAGCCCGCGCATCAGGTTCAGGGTGTTGACCGGAAACCCCGGTGGCAGGGTCAGCGGCACGCCATAGCGATCGGCATAGCGCTTTAGGTCGATGCGCATATAGCGCCCCTTGGCCGGCACCATCACTGGCGAGGCATTGCCGGTGGCCTGGAACACCCCACCCAATAGAATCGGCTTGTACACCAACCGCGCCCCGTGACGCGCGCACAGGGCGGGTAGCTGGGTCGAGGCCAGGTAAGTAGCCGGGCTGCCCAGGTCCAGGAAGAACTCGACGGTCTTGCTCATGATTCAATCCTTGTATGAGGGTGGGATTTACCAGCGCTCCATCCACGGGCGCAGGTCCAGTTCAAAGGTCCAGGCATCACGTGGTTGCGCGTGCAGGAACCAGTAACTGTCGGCGATGTGTGCAGGATCGAGGATGCCGTCCTGGTCCTTGAGCGCATAACGTTCAGGGAAGCTGTCGCGGATGAAGGCGGTGTCGATGGCACCATCGACCACCACGTGGCCGACATGGATGTTTCGCGGCCCCAGTTCCCGCGCCATGCTTTGGGCCAGGGCGCGCAGGCCATGCTTGGCGCCGGCGAAGGCGGCGAAACCGGCCGCGCCGCGGGTGCCGGCGGTGGCGCCAGTGAAGAGGATAGTGCCGCGCTCGCGGGTCACCATGCGCCGGGCGACCGCCTGGGCGGTGAGAAAGCCAGCGAAGCAGGCCATCTCCCAGATCTTGAAATACTTGCGCGGGGTCTCCTCGAGGATGCTGCACGGCACATTGGCGCCGATGTTGAAGACGAACGCCTCGATCGGGCCGATATCGCGCTCGATGGTCTCCACCAGCTCGGCCACCTCCTCCTCCTTACGCGCATCGGAACCGAAGCCATGGGCCTGACCACCGGCGGCGCGGATCTCATCGACCAGCGGCTGCAGTTTTTGCGCCTCGCGCCGGGTCACGCAAGCGACATACCCCTCACGGGCGAAACGCTTGGCAATCTCGCCGCCAGTGGCGTCACCCGCCCCGATCACCAGCACGACCTTTTGTTGTTCTGCCATGGACCGCTCCATTGATGAATGATCGTTTAGTAAACGAACGCTATGCTACGATCTGCTCATCGTCAAGCCCACACCACGAGGTTGCGCGCATGCGCTATGCCACCGACCACAAGCAACAGACCCGCGAAAAACTGCTGGTCAGCAGCGGCGCCCTGGCCAAGCGCGGCGGTTTCGCCGCCACTGGCGTGGCCGGGCTGATGAAGGCCATCGGCCTGACCGGCGGCGCCTTCTACAACCACTTCCCGTCCAAGGATGATCTGTTCAGCGAGATCGTCCGCCGCGAGCTGGCCAACAGCCCGCTGGCGCGCCTGGTTGAACGTGGCACCGACCGTGCGCGGCTCAAGCGCCTACTCGACCAGTACCTGAGCCTGGCGCACCTGCACAATGCCGAAGGCGGATGCCCGTTGCCGCCACTGGGAGTGGAGATCGCGCGTGCCGAACGGCCGGTGCGCGAACAGGCCGAACACTGGCTGCTGGAATTGCACCAGGCCTGGAGCGAAACCCTGGATGATCCCGACCTGGCCTGGGCTTTGCTCAGCCAGTGTGTCGGCGCGCTGGTGGTGGGGCGCATGCTGGCCAGTGAACCGGTGCAGGCACAGGTGCTGGACGCCAGCCGCAAGCTGGTCGAGCAGGTCTTCGATGAAGTTCGCTAGCACGCTGCTGGGGTTGCTGATGACCCTGCCCGCCTTCGCCCAGGACAGCTGCCCGGCCGGGCAGTACCAGGTCTGCCTGGTGGTGTGTTTCTGCGCGCCCATCGACCCCAACCAAGGAGGCCAGGTGCTG
This sequence is a window from Pseudomonas maumuensis. Protein-coding genes within it:
- a CDS encoding 2-hydroxychromene-2-carboxylate isomerase produces the protein MSKTVEFFLDLGSPATYLASTQLPALCARHGARLVYKPILLGGVFQATGNASPVMVPAKGRYMRIDLKRYADRYGVPLTLPPGFPVNTLNLMRGLIGVQLFAEERFEALLKVLFEGLFVHGRNLADPAVLGETLAAGGFEAEMFHELAARPEVKDALRKATEEAVERGVFGAPTFFVDGQMFFGQDRLDFVEQALVRQA
- a CDS encoding MFS transporter, which gives rise to MNVAKDPATLAPVSSPPSTLDLRPLMLANMACTMSMMAFVALIGPIARLLGMATWQAGAAVTVAGVVWVLLARPWGRLADRLGRRRVLLLGSGGFTLAYWVLCLFIDGALRWLPGATLAFFGLMLARGMIGAFYAALPVGGNALIADHVEPQRRARAMASLGAANAVGLVLGPALAALLSRYSLSMPFYVLSLLPATAFVVLLFKLKPQPLAQTHAPNPVRLSDPRLRRPLLVAFSAMLSITVSQIAVGFFALDRLQLEAGAAAQAAGIALTSVGVALMLAQVFLRQLEWPPLKMIKVGACVSGLGFAAAALATSAPWLWGAFFVAAFGMGFVFPAFSALAANAMHASEQGATAGSIGAAQGMGAVIGPLAGALVYALDPRLPFLAVGALLLLVGLWPAASDQRH
- a CDS encoding TetR/AcrR family transcriptional regulator, which produces MRYATDHKQQTREKLLVSSGALAKRGGFAATGVAGLMKAIGLTGGAFYNHFPSKDDLFSEIVRRELANSPLARLVERGTDRARLKRLLDQYLSLAHLHNAEGGCPLPPLGVEIARAERPVREQAEHWLLELHQAWSETLDDPDLAWALLSQCVGALVVGRMLASEPVQAQVLDASRKLVEQVFDEVR
- a CDS encoding SDR family oxidoreductase, with translation MAEQQKVVLVIGAGDATGGEIAKRFAREGYVACVTRREAQKLQPLVDEIRAAGGQAHGFGSDARKEEEVAELVETIERDIGPIEAFVFNIGANVPCSILEETPRKYFKIWEMACFAGFLTAQAVARRMVTRERGTILFTGATAGTRGAAGFAAFAGAKHGLRALAQSMARELGPRNIHVGHVVVDGAIDTAFIRDSFPERYALKDQDGILDPAHIADSYWFLHAQPRDAWTFELDLRPWMERW
- a CDS encoding cupin domain-containing protein, whose protein sequence is MDTGTRLKLVRERNNLSQRELARRSGLTNSTISQIEQNRVSPSVSSLKKLLEGIPMSLAEFFSFDEPVREERYVFRGGEQPDLGRNGLRMLLVGASVEGRQMRMLRELYAPGADSGEPIVHAEGEECGLVTRGTLELWVDGQVSILNAGDGYYIPTTLPHSFKNIGPDEAEIISANTPANF